A window of Desulfobotulus pelophilus genomic DNA:
CTGGTGAGCTGGAAGCTTGTCTTTACAAAACAAGCTCAGAAGGATGCTAAAAAAATTTCCTCATCTGGCCTGAAATCAAAGGCAGAAGATATCCTTGGGATATTGAAACAAAATCCCTATCAAACGCCACCGCCATA
This region includes:
- a CDS encoding Txe/YoeB family addiction module toxin, with the translated sequence MSWKLVFTKQAQKDAKKISSSGLKSKAEDILGILKQNPYQTPPPYEKPVGDLSGACSRRLNLQHRIVYQILNDEKTVKVLRMWTHYK